The following are from one region of the Tenacibaculum dicentrarchi genome:
- a CDS encoding citrate synthase, with translation MADIAKLQIGDNTYEFPLIKGTENETAIDIKTLRGASEGVITIDPGYKNTGSCLSAITFLDGEKGILRYRGYSIEELAEKADFLEVAFLLIFGELPTKTELEKFKKDICEQSIVDEDIRKIVDAFPRTAHPMGVISSLTSALTAFNPSSVNVDSEEEMYNAIVKILGKFPVLVAWTMRKKQGLPLDYGDCSLGYVENTYKMMFKQPNKDYVKNDVIVSALNKLLILHADHEQNCSTSTVRITGSSHAGLFASLSAGISALWGPLHGGANQAVLEMLEAIKADGGDTKKYMAKAKDKNDPFRLMGFGHRVYKNFDPRAKIIKVAAEEVLNDLGIQDPILDIAKGLAEEALSDPYFVDRKLYPNVDFYSGIIYRAMGVPVEMFTVMFALGRLPGWIAQWREMRLGKEPIGRPRQVYVGENIRPFKEVSER, from the coding sequence ATGGCAGATATAGCAAAACTACAAATTGGTGATAACACGTATGAATTTCCCTTAATTAAAGGAACAGAAAACGAAACTGCAATTGATATTAAAACATTAAGAGGAGCATCTGAAGGTGTTATAACAATTGATCCAGGATATAAAAATACAGGTTCTTGTTTAAGTGCAATTACATTTTTAGATGGTGAAAAAGGAATTTTAAGATACAGAGGGTATTCAATTGAAGAATTAGCTGAAAAAGCAGATTTCTTAGAAGTTGCCTTCTTATTAATTTTTGGAGAATTACCAACAAAAACAGAATTAGAGAAGTTTAAAAAAGATATTTGTGAGCAGTCTATTGTTGATGAAGACATCAGAAAAATTGTAGATGCATTTCCTAGAACAGCACATCCAATGGGTGTTATTTCATCATTAACATCTGCATTAACGGCATTTAATCCTTCTTCAGTAAATGTAGATTCAGAAGAAGAAATGTACAATGCAATTGTTAAAATTTTAGGTAAATTTCCAGTATTAGTAGCTTGGACAATGCGTAAAAAACAAGGGCTTCCGTTAGATTACGGTGATTGTAGTTTAGGGTATGTAGAAAACACCTATAAAATGATGTTTAAGCAACCAAATAAAGATTATGTAAAAAATGATGTTATTGTAAGTGCTTTAAATAAATTATTAATCTTACATGCCGATCACGAGCAAAACTGTTCAACATCTACTGTAAGAATTACAGGTTCTTCTCACGCAGGATTATTTGCATCACTTTCAGCAGGAATTTCTGCACTTTGGGGACCACTACACGGTGGAGCAAACCAAGCTGTATTAGAAATGCTAGAAGCAATTAAAGCTGATGGAGGAGATACTAAAAAATACATGGCAAAAGCCAAAGATAAAAATGATCCGTTCCGCTTAATGGGATTCGGACACCGTGTTTATAAAAACTTTGATCCAAGAGCAAAAATTATTAAAGTTGCTGCCGAAGAGGTTTTAAACGATTTAGGAATTCAAGATCCTATTTTAGATATCGCAAAAGGATTGGCTGAAGAAGCGTTAAGCGACCCTTATTTTGTTGATAGAAAATTATATCCAAACGTAGATTTCTATTCAGGAATAATTTACCGTGCAATGGGTGTACCTGTTGAAATGTTTACCGTAATGTTCGCCTTAGGTCGTTTACCAGGATGGATTGCTCAGTGGAGAGAAATGCGTTTAGGAAAAGAACCAATTGGACGCCCTCGTCAAGTATATGTTGGAGAAAATATTAGACCTTTCAAAGAAGTAAGCGAAAGATAA
- a CDS encoding arginase, whose protein sequence is MNTIKIIKNRSDIGAGTRGSDMGIDAIEIAAINQNNDFFNRYDFEDVITENESVYDKKNNSFGKQINSVLNQCKRVSNHVKVSLQEGNFPIVLSGDHSSALGTISGVKAANPTKRVGVIWIDAHGDLHTPYTSPSGNIHGMPLGAVISDDNLDCQINDVDRETTDLWNRMKNIGVSGQKALPEDIVFFGVRDTEEPEEKQMEKYGIKNYMVAEVRYRGLEVCVNEALDKLADCDILYVSFDVDAMDCDMISYGTGTPVAKGFDDKEIIKIINGLLASKKVACVEFVEVNPLLDLKGNKMAETAFDVLQQVTKTIEKL, encoded by the coding sequence ATGAATACCATAAAAATTATAAAAAACAGGTCAGATATTGGTGCAGGAACACGTGGTTCTGATATGGGAATTGACGCCATTGAAATAGCGGCTATTAATCAAAATAACGATTTCTTTAATCGCTATGATTTTGAAGATGTAATAACAGAAAATGAATCTGTTTATGATAAAAAAAATAACTCTTTCGGAAAACAAATAAACAGTGTTTTAAATCAATGCAAAAGAGTTAGTAATCATGTAAAAGTAAGTTTACAGGAAGGTAATTTTCCAATCGTTCTATCTGGCGACCACTCATCAGCATTAGGAACAATTAGTGGTGTTAAAGCAGCAAACCCAACAAAAAGAGTTGGTGTTATTTGGATTGATGCTCATGGTGATTTACACACGCCATATACATCTCCTTCAGGAAATATTCACGGAATGCCTTTAGGTGCTGTAATTTCTGATGATAATTTAGACTGTCAAATAAATGATGTAGATAGAGAAACTACTGATTTATGGAATAGAATGAAAAATATCGGTGTTTCAGGACAGAAAGCATTGCCTGAAGATATCGTGTTTTTTGGTGTTAGAGATACCGAAGAGCCTGAAGAAAAGCAAATGGAAAAGTATGGTATCAAAAATTATATGGTTGCCGAGGTTCGTTATAGAGGTTTAGAGGTTTGTGTAAATGAAGCTCTTGATAAATTAGCTGATTGCGATATTCTTTATGTGTCTTTTGATGTTGATGCAATGGATTGCGATATGATTTCTTATGGTACAGGTACACCTGTTGCTAAAGGTTTTGATGACAAAGAAATTATTAAAATTATTAACGGATTATTAGCAAGTAAAAAAGTTGCTTGTGTTGAATTTGTAGAGGTAAATCCTTTATTAGATTTAAAAGGAAACAAAATGGCCGAAACCGCTTTTGATGTACTTCAACAAGTAACAAAAACCATTGAAAAATTATAG
- the thiS gene encoding sulfur carrier protein ThiS — MITIQVNQQEHQILETLTLQEFVEYLNIQTNGIAIAINSSVVKKTDWSLKLLQHNDDILIIKSTQGG, encoded by the coding sequence ATGATTACTATACAAGTAAACCAACAAGAACATCAAATTTTAGAAACCTTAACACTACAAGAGTTCGTTGAATACTTAAATATTCAAACGAATGGAATTGCTATTGCTATAAATAGTAGTGTGGTTAAAAAAACTGATTGGTCTTTAAAGTTACTTCAACATAATGATGATATTTTAATTATAAAATCAACTCAAGGAGGTTAA
- the thiC gene encoding phosphomethylpyrimidine synthase ThiC, giving the protein MKNKDTAPKQNGITRSPFPNSQKIYVNGKIHPQIKVAMREISLSDTVDSMTKKKTPNEPVTVYDTSGPYTDPNKEIDVHSGIERIREPWIKERGDVEQLTQFSSKYCNERLNDASLDHMRFKLLKNPLRAKKGQNVTQLHYAKKGIITPEMEYIAIRENQRIDEMTEIRKQHKGEHFGANIPEKITPEFVRSEVARGRAIIPSNINHPEAEPMILGRNFLVKINANIGNSAVTSSIEEEVEKAVWACRWGADNIMDLSTGENIHETREWIIRNSPVPVGTVPIYQALEKVNGVAEDLTWEIFRDTLIEQAEQGVDYFTIHAGVLLRYVPMTAKRVTGIVSRGGSIMAKWCLAHHKESFLYTHFEDICEILKQYDVAFSLGDGLRPGSVADANDEAQFAELETLGELTQIARKHEVQCFIEGPGHVPMHMIKENMEKQIELCDEAPFYTLGPLTTDIAPGYDHITSGIGAAMIGWYGCAMLCYVTPKEHLGLPNKEDVRVGVITYKLAAHAADLAKGHPGSQHRDDALSMARFEFRWEDQFNLGLDPERAREYHDETLPAAGAKIAHFCSMCGPKFCSMKISQEVRDFSAVNEITTNNEIIKKGFEEKSKEFVEKGSEVYL; this is encoded by the coding sequence ATGAAGAACAAAGACACTGCTCCAAAACAAAACGGAATTACTAGAAGTCCATTTCCTAATTCACAAAAAATTTATGTAAACGGAAAAATTCACCCGCAAATTAAAGTAGCAATGCGTGAAATTTCGTTAAGTGATACGGTGGATTCTATGACCAAAAAGAAAACGCCAAACGAACCTGTAACTGTTTACGATACTTCAGGACCATATACTGACCCTAATAAAGAAATTGATGTACATTCAGGTATTGAAAGAATTCGTGAACCTTGGATTAAAGAACGTGGTGATGTAGAACAATTAACGCAGTTTTCTTCAAAATACTGTAACGAGCGTTTAAATGATGCTAGTTTAGACCATATGCGTTTTAAGTTATTGAAAAATCCTTTACGTGCTAAAAAAGGGCAAAATGTAACACAATTACATTACGCTAAAAAAGGAATTATTACGCCAGAAATGGAATATATCGCTATTCGTGAAAATCAACGAATAGATGAAATGACCGAAATTAGAAAACAACATAAAGGTGAACATTTTGGTGCTAATATTCCAGAAAAAATTACGCCAGAATTTGTAAGGTCTGAAGTAGCAAGAGGTCGTGCAATTATTCCATCAAACATAAATCATCCAGAAGCAGAACCTATGATTTTAGGTAGAAACTTCTTAGTGAAAATAAATGCAAATATTGGTAATTCTGCCGTAACATCTTCTATTGAAGAAGAGGTAGAAAAAGCAGTTTGGGCTTGTCGTTGGGGAGCAGATAATATTATGGATTTATCTACAGGAGAAAATATTCACGAAACTCGTGAGTGGATTATCCGTAACTCACCAGTACCAGTAGGAACTGTGCCAATTTATCAAGCATTAGAAAAAGTAAACGGTGTTGCTGAAGATTTAACATGGGAAATTTTTCGTGATACATTAATCGAACAAGCTGAACAAGGAGTAGATTATTTTACGATTCATGCAGGAGTTTTATTGCGTTACGTACCAATGACAGCAAAACGTGTTACAGGAATTGTATCTCGTGGAGGGTCAATTATGGCAAAATGGTGTTTAGCACATCATAAAGAAAGCTTTTTATACACACATTTCGAAGATATTTGTGAAATATTAAAACAGTACGATGTTGCCTTTTCTTTAGGTGATGGATTACGCCCTGGTTCGGTAGCTGATGCCAATGATGAAGCACAATTTGCTGAATTAGAAACTTTAGGAGAGTTAACTCAAATAGCTCGTAAGCACGAAGTTCAGTGTTTTATTGAAGGACCAGGTCACGTGCCAATGCACATGATTAAAGAAAATATGGAGAAGCAAATTGAACTTTGTGATGAAGCTCCTTTTTACACTTTAGGACCTTTAACAACGGATATTGCACCAGGTTATGACCACATTACTTCAGGGATTGGAGCTGCTATGATTGGTTGGTATGGATGTGCAATGTTATGTTATGTAACTCCAAAAGAACATTTAGGTTTACCAAATAAAGAGGATGTGCGAGTAGGAGTAATTACTTATAAATTAGCGGCTCATGCTGCCGATTTGGCAAAAGGACATCCAGGTTCTCAGCATAGAGATGATGCTTTAAGTATGGCACGTTTTGAATTTCGTTGGGAAGACCAATTTAATTTAGGATTAGACCCTGAAAGAGCTCGTGAATATCATGATGAAACTTTACCAGCAGCAGGTGCTAAAATTGCACATTTTTGTTCTATGTGTGGACCAAAATTCTGTTCAATGAAAATATCGCAAGAAGTTCGTGATTTCTCCGCTGTCAATGAAATAACTACAAATAATGAAATTATCAAAAAAGGTTTTGAAGAGAAATCAAAAGAATTTGTAGAAAAAGGTTCAGAGGTATATTTATAA